GGGTAGAGCGGGATTGGTCGGCGGCCAAGAAGGGAGCCATTGGCCTGGCGGTGGTAGACTTTCACCTCTGGCCGGTGGTGATCCGTCCCTGGGGGCGCCGCGAGGACTGCTATAGGTGGCCCTACTACTTCAGCCGCTCCCCTGAGCGCGAGCAGGTCACTGCCCGCCTGGCCCAGGGCTATGCCGACCTGGCCGACGGCCTGATCGGGGAGCAGGGCCGCCCGGTGGCACTCATCTGCATGGAGCAACTGGATGAGCCGCTAGCCCGTCGCATCCATGGGCTCATGAAACATCCAGAGGCGGTGCGGGTCTTCTCCTCCAGTCAGTGCGACGCCTCCCAGATGACAGCACTGCTGCAGACGCTGGGGGTCTTGGCGACCTCACGCTACCACGCCGCCATCCTATCTCTCCGGGCCCACGTCCCGCAGGTGGCGGTCGGCCACGACCTGCGACTCAAGAGCCTGTATGGGGAACTGGGCCTGGAGGACGACTACTTCCTGGATCCGGACTGCCCCGACCTGTGGTCCCGGCTGCAAGAGAGGCTGCGCCAACTCCTGGCCGACCCCGAGCCGATGCGGGAGAGGCTTCGCCGCGGTCACGAGGACCTGGCCGCCCGAGCCGCTCAGAACCGGCCGCTGCTGCGCCGGTTCCTGACCGAGCACGGCTGGGCGCCCGCGTGACCGACACCCTACTGCTGACGGGGGCGACCGGCTTCCTGGGAACGCAGGTGGCCCGCTGGCTCGTGGGCAACACCGACTGCCGGCTGATTGCTCTGGTACGGGCTGACGACCGGGAGGGAGCCGAGCGCCACCTGGCTCGTTCCTGGTGGGACTGGCCGGAACTGGCCGGCGCTATCGGCGACCGGGTGGAGGTCCTTCGCGGTGACCTGACCCTCGACCGGCTTGGTCTCGACGGGGAGACCTACCGGTACCTCGTCCGCCGCCTGACCTGCGTGGTGCACGCCGCTGCGGGCCTCCGGTTCGACGCTTCCGAGGCCGAACTCAGGCGGGTGAACGTCGAGGGCACGGCCCGGCTTCTGGAGCTGGCCCAAGCGGCGCATGCCGACCACGGCCTGACTCGGTTTGCCCACCTGTCCACCGCTTACGTCGCCGGTCGGAGGGAGGGCGACGTCGCCGAGGCCGACCTGGGCGAGGGCGCCGGCTTCCACGGCGCCTACGAGAGGACCAAGTACGAAGCCGAGAGGCTGGTTCGGGGCGCGGGCCTGCCGACCTCGGTCTTTCGCCCCGGATTCGTGGTGGGGGACTCGCACACGGGCGAGATCAAGACGTTCAATACCCTATACTACCCGCTGCGGCTCTATCTCAACGGCCGGCTGCCCGTCCTGCCGTGCCGACCCGACCTTCGGCTCAACCTGGTGCCGGTGGACTACGTGGCCGAGGCCGTGGGCCGGCTGACGTTGGACCCCCGGGCCGAAGGGCTGACCTTCCACCTCACCGCCCCCACGGAATCGCTCCCCACCGCTCGGGAGTTGGTGGCGTTCGTGCGGGGGTGGGCGAGGGAGACCTTGGGGCTGTCCCTGCCACGGCCCTGGTTCGCTCCCTTCCTGCTATCTCTGGCGCCGGCCGCCGGAAGGCTTCCTGGGCGCACCCTGACCAACCTGTCGGCGTTGGCGCCGTACTTCGGCGAGCGGCGTCGCTTCGTCCGCACCAACACCGACCGCCTCCTGGGTCCATACCGGCTCGACTGGCGCCAGTTCCTGCCCCGGCTGCTGGAGTTCGCCGCCTATCAGGGGTTTCTGCATCGCTCCGATCGGACGGTACAGGAACAGCTCCTCTTCCGCCTGGGCAGCCGGTCCCGGCCAGTTCGCTACCACGACATCGTCCAGGGGCGGCTGGTCTCCCGCAGCGCCGCCGAGATCCGGGAGGAC
The Anaerolineae bacterium DNA segment above includes these coding regions:
- a CDS encoding polysaccharide pyruvyl transferase family protein, which encodes MDRSARRDGPRVLLVGYNGANNTGAEALLQADLRDLRSLLPDAQVTVPTLSEANLRRYLKEGPDLRIEPMPTIFFRKVERLVRDHDLVMLVEGSAYMDTWTSALLWYFLWATHCARSLGKPCLAYAVDAGDLSPLNRWLVRRVASRTGLIVTRARAAAERLRSCGVTAPIEVTADNALTFEANPEDEGWVERDWSAAKKGAIGLAVVDFHLWPVVIRPWGRREDCYRWPYYFSRSPEREQVTARLAQGYADLADGLIGEQGRPVALICMEQLDEPLARRIHGLMKHPEAVRVFSSSQCDASQMTALLQTLGVLATSRYHAAILSLRAHVPQVAVGHDLRLKSLYGELGLEDDYFLDPDCPDLWSRLQERLRQLLADPEPMRERLRRGHEDLAARAAQNRPLLRRFLTEHGWAPA